From Arthrobacter sp. FW306-2-2C-D06B, a single genomic window includes:
- a CDS encoding efflux RND transporter permease subunit, with translation MFRLAKLSLANRALIALITVFAAVFGVITMSSLKQELIPSIEFPQISVITAMPGASPEVVDKQLSRPLEAALNSVEGLESTTSTSRNGVSQISMVFTYGSNLDRARNQIDRAISNAKRVLPADVEPRSFAGSISDFPIVYLAVSSDKSLSELNTDLQRLSVPRLQKLDGVRSADVTGGATQHILIQPKAQAMAASGATVQSLTNALKNNGTLVPAGTIEDQGKTLSLQIGSPVDSIDVIKGLPLAGAKAGTTIGSVADVSIKDDAATSITRTNGKPTLALSITKKPDGDTVAISHAVKDSIPRMEAELGSNAHFTPVFDQAPYIEKSIKDLTTEGLLGLGFAVAIILVFLMSVRSTLVTAVSIPLSLLITFIGISATHYSLNILTLGALTIAIGRVVDDSIVVIENIKRHLSYGEYKLGAILNSIREVAGAITASTLTTVAVFLPIAFVGNLAGELFRPFALTVTIALLSSLLVSLTIVPVLAYWFLKSPAAAGDALAAERAVAAAHEAEQRSLLQRGYLPILSKTQKHPVMTIVAAVLVLGGTAAMSPLLATDLLGNSGQNSMTVRQVLPAGTSLEQTGAAAAQVESVLRGIDGIKDVQVTSGNAQTGFAALTSSGASNSTFTVVTDDKADQQKLQDTVRSRLASASAPGKVTVGAQQGGLGTSSSVDITINAANSADLKTASDAVAKAMDGVPGSAEVATNLDASQSVVQVKVDRAKAVAAGLNEEQVAGVLASTVSPVPAGTVRIDTTDFPVQIGEGTHFSSIADVRAINLPTPAGPVPLSSIASVDQVDTPVSITSSNGQRSAKVTVTPSGSNLGAVSTAVSDRLASVHLPAGVTAAIGGATTQQADSFRQLGLALLAAVAIVYVIMVAAFKSLIQPLILLVSVPFAATGAIALLLVTGVPLGLPSLIGMLMLVGIVVTNAIVLIDLINQYRKPHDGSPGMSVADAITHGARQRLRPILMTALATVFALTPMALGLTGGGGFISRPLAVVVIGGLVSSTALTLVLVPVLYKLVEGRREKKALLKALTQRPDVAKDGVAGHGEGDYADWTTGMIPKVTGRRSASSPAE, from the coding sequence ATGTTCCGTCTGGCAAAGCTTTCACTGGCGAACAGGGCATTGATTGCGCTGATCACCGTCTTCGCGGCGGTGTTCGGCGTGATCACCATGTCTTCCCTCAAGCAGGAGCTCATCCCCTCGATCGAGTTCCCGCAGATCTCGGTGATCACGGCGATGCCGGGCGCGTCGCCGGAAGTAGTCGACAAGCAACTGAGCCGTCCGCTCGAAGCGGCACTGAACAGCGTCGAGGGCCTGGAATCGACCACGTCGACGTCGCGGAACGGTGTTTCGCAGATCTCCATGGTGTTTACCTACGGTTCGAACCTGGACCGCGCACGCAACCAGATCGATCGCGCCATCTCCAACGCCAAGCGCGTCCTGCCGGCCGACGTCGAGCCCCGGTCTTTTGCCGGAAGCATCAGCGACTTCCCGATCGTGTACCTGGCGGTCTCTTCGGACAAGTCCCTCAGCGAGCTGAACACGGACCTGCAGCGCTTGAGCGTCCCCCGGCTCCAGAAACTGGACGGGGTCCGGAGCGCCGACGTGACGGGCGGGGCCACCCAGCACATCCTGATCCAACCCAAAGCCCAGGCCATGGCCGCCAGCGGCGCCACGGTTCAGTCCCTGACGAATGCCCTCAAGAACAACGGCACGCTGGTCCCGGCCGGAACCATCGAGGACCAAGGCAAGACGCTTTCCTTGCAGATCGGCAGCCCGGTGGACTCCATCGACGTCATCAAGGGCTTGCCGCTCGCCGGAGCGAAGGCCGGAACCACGATCGGCTCGGTTGCCGACGTGAGCATCAAGGACGACGCCGCAACCTCGATTACCCGGACTAACGGGAAACCCACGCTGGCCCTGTCCATCACGAAGAAGCCCGACGGCGATACAGTCGCCATTTCGCACGCCGTCAAGGATTCCATTCCCCGGATGGAAGCCGAACTCGGCTCGAATGCGCACTTCACGCCGGTGTTCGACCAGGCCCCGTACATCGAAAAATCCATCAAGGACCTCACCACGGAAGGCCTTCTTGGACTTGGCTTCGCGGTGGCAATCATCCTCGTGTTCCTGATGTCCGTACGCTCCACGCTCGTGACGGCGGTATCCATTCCGCTGTCGCTCCTGATCACGTTCATCGGCATATCGGCAACCCACTACTCGCTCAACATCCTCACGCTTGGCGCACTGACCATCGCAATCGGCCGCGTTGTGGACGACTCGATCGTGGTGATCGAGAACATCAAACGGCACCTCAGCTACGGCGAGTACAAGCTCGGGGCCATCCTCAATTCGATCCGGGAAGTCGCCGGTGCCATCACGGCGTCGACCCTCACCACGGTTGCCGTCTTCCTGCCGATCGCCTTTGTGGGCAACCTGGCGGGCGAATTGTTCCGGCCCTTCGCCCTGACGGTGACCATCGCCCTGTTGTCCTCGTTGCTCGTGTCCCTCACCATCGTTCCGGTGCTGGCGTACTGGTTCCTCAAGTCGCCGGCCGCGGCCGGGGACGCCCTTGCCGCCGAGCGCGCCGTTGCCGCGGCGCATGAGGCAGAGCAGCGGAGCCTGCTGCAGCGCGGCTATCTGCCCATCCTGTCCAAGACGCAGAAGCACCCGGTCATGACGATCGTCGCAGCGGTCCTGGTATTGGGTGGAACAGCTGCCATGTCCCCTCTGCTCGCCACGGACCTGCTCGGCAACTCCGGCCAGAACAGCATGACCGTGCGCCAGGTCCTTCCTGCCGGCACCAGCCTGGAGCAGACCGGGGCCGCCGCCGCGCAGGTGGAATCGGTCCTCCGCGGGATCGACGGAATCAAGGACGTCCAGGTCACCTCGGGCAACGCCCAAACGGGATTCGCAGCCCTCACCTCAAGTGGTGCTTCCAACTCGACGTTCACGGTGGTAACGGACGATAAGGCCGACCAGCAGAAACTGCAGGACACAGTCCGGTCCCGCCTCGCGAGCGCCTCGGCTCCCGGGAAGGTCACTGTTGGTGCGCAGCAAGGCGGCCTGGGCACGTCCTCCAGCGTCGACATCACCATCAACGCCGCCAACTCGGCGGATCTCAAGACGGCAAGCGACGCGGTGGCCAAGGCCATGGACGGCGTGCCCGGGAGTGCCGAGGTAGCCACAAACCTGGATGCCAGCCAGTCGGTGGTGCAGGTGAAGGTTGATCGCGCCAAGGCCGTCGCCGCCGGGCTGAACGAAGAACAAGTTGCCGGCGTCCTGGCGTCCACCGTCAGCCCCGTCCCTGCAGGCACCGTCCGTATCGACACCACGGACTTCCCGGTACAGATCGGCGAAGGCACGCACTTCAGCAGCATCGCCGATGTCAGGGCCATCAATCTCCCGACGCCGGCAGGGCCGGTTCCGCTGTCGAGTATCGCGTCCGTAGACCAAGTGGACACTCCGGTCTCCATCACCAGCAGCAACGGCCAGCGGAGCGCGAAGGTGACCGTGACGCCGTCGGGCTCCAACCTTGGCGCCGTCAGCACGGCAGTCAGCGACCGGCTGGCCTCGGTGCACCTGCCGGCGGGCGTTACCGCCGCCATCGGCGGCGCCACGACTCAGCAGGCGGACTCCTTCCGCCAGCTCGGCCTCGCGCTCCTGGCCGCCGTCGCCATCGTCTATGTCATCATGGTGGCCGCGTTCAAGTCCCTCATCCAGCCACTCATCCTGTTGGTCTCCGTGCCTTTCGCGGCGACTGGCGCCATCGCCTTGCTCCTGGTCACGGGTGTTCCTCTCGGACTGCCTTCCCTGATCGGGATGCTGATGTTGGTGGGAATCGTCGTGACCAATGCGATCGTCCTGATCGACCTCATCAACCAGTACCGTAAACCTCATGATGGCAGCCCCGGAATGAGCGTGGCGGACGCCATCACCCATGGCGCCAGGCAGCGGCTGCGCCCGATCCTCATGACGGCGCTTGCTACTGTATTCGCCCTGACGCCCATGGCTTTGGGCCTCACGGGAGGCGGCGGGTTCATTTCCCGGCCGCTCGCGGTTGTGGTCATCGGCGGCCTTGTTTCGTCCACGGCTTTGACGCTCGTCCTTGTGCCCGTCCTCTACAAACTGGTCGAAGGCCGGCGCGAGAAGAAGGCGCTGCTCAAGGCGCTCACGCAACGCCCCGACGTCGCGAAGGACGGTGTCGCCGGGCACGGTGAAGGCGATTACGCGGACTGGACCACCGGAATGATTCCGAAAGTCACCGGCCGCCGGTCTGCCTCCAGCCCCGCCGAGTAG
- a CDS encoding LLM class flavin-dependent oxidoreductase yields the protein MEIGVFSVSDITTDPTTGQTPTENERIKAAVAIAKKVEEIGMDVYAIGEHHNRPFFSSSPTTTLAYIAAQTERITLSTSTTLITTNDPVKIAEDFAMLQHLADGRVDLIMGRGNTAPVYPWFGKNIQDGIELAVENYSLLRRLWDEDTVNWSGKYRTPLQNFTSTPRPLDGVAPFVWHGSIRSPQIAELAAYYGDGFFANNIFWPKEHYQQLIGLYRERYEHYGHGNADQAIVGLGGQFFMRKNSQDAVKEFRPYFDNAPVYGHGPSLEDFTSQTPLTVGSPQEVIEKTLTFREYFGDYQRQLFLVDHAGLPLKTVLEQLDLFGEEVLPVLRKEFEDRKPAHVPDAPTHASRVAASVIASASDAVANSVSDGAGRTP from the coding sequence ATGGAGATCGGCGTATTCAGCGTCAGCGACATCACCACTGACCCCACCACGGGCCAGACCCCCACGGAGAACGAACGCATCAAGGCCGCCGTGGCCATCGCCAAGAAGGTCGAAGAGATCGGCATGGACGTCTACGCGATCGGCGAGCACCACAACCGCCCCTTCTTCTCATCGTCACCCACCACTACACTCGCGTACATCGCAGCGCAGACCGAACGCATCACGCTGTCAACGTCCACCACGCTGATCACCACGAACGATCCCGTCAAGATCGCCGAAGACTTCGCGATGCTCCAGCACCTGGCGGATGGCCGCGTAGACCTCATCATGGGCCGCGGCAACACCGCCCCCGTCTACCCTTGGTTCGGCAAGAACATCCAGGACGGCATCGAACTCGCGGTGGAGAACTATTCCCTGCTCCGCCGGCTCTGGGATGAGGACACCGTCAATTGGAGCGGCAAGTACCGCACGCCGCTGCAGAACTTCACCTCCACGCCCCGTCCGCTTGACGGCGTCGCGCCCTTCGTCTGGCACGGCTCCATCCGCAGCCCGCAGATCGCGGAACTCGCCGCGTACTACGGCGACGGCTTCTTCGCCAACAACATCTTCTGGCCCAAGGAGCACTACCAGCAGCTGATCGGCCTGTACCGCGAGCGCTATGAGCACTACGGCCACGGCAACGCTGACCAGGCCATCGTGGGCCTCGGCGGGCAGTTCTTCATGCGCAAGAACTCCCAGGACGCCGTGAAGGAATTCCGCCCGTACTTCGACAACGCACCGGTGTACGGCCACGGACCCTCGCTCGAGGACTTCACGTCCCAGACGCCGCTGACCGTCGGCAGTCCGCAGGAAGTCATCGAAAAGACCCTGACTTTCCGCGAGTACTTCGGCGACTACCAGCGTCAACTGTTCCTGGTGGACCATGCCGGCCTGCCCCTCAAGACCGTCCTGGAGCAACTGGACCTCTTCGGCGAAGAAGTCTTGCCGGTCCTGCGCAAGGAATTCGAGGACCGCAAGCCGGCCCATGTACCTGACGCACCCACCCATGCATCCCGGGTGGCGGCGTCCGTGATCGCCTCGGCCAGCGATGCGGTTGCAAATTCCGTCAGTGACGGTGCCGGGCGGACCCCGTGA
- a CDS encoding MarR family winged helix-turn-helix transcriptional regulator, which produces MTTAAPTSSAVRLAAETWESLFRSQVAVMRRLQSGQAFKKLPIKEYDVLFTLSRCPTGKLRLNEINDHVLLSQSSLSRLVDRLEKRGLVERSIAPDDGRGILLGLTAAGQELQKEIGREHIRDIAELVAPALTAEEQRELLRLTEKLQAFVAHKQPRES; this is translated from the coding sequence GTGACCACCGCGGCACCCACCTCGTCCGCCGTGCGCCTCGCCGCCGAAACCTGGGAGTCCTTGTTCCGCTCCCAGGTGGCGGTGATGCGCCGCCTCCAGTCCGGGCAGGCGTTCAAGAAGCTGCCCATCAAGGAGTACGACGTCCTGTTCACTCTTTCCCGCTGCCCCACGGGCAAGCTGAGGCTGAACGAGATCAATGATCACGTCCTGCTCAGCCAATCCAGCCTGAGCCGGCTGGTTGACAGGCTGGAGAAGCGCGGGCTCGTCGAGCGCAGCATCGCCCCCGACGACGGCCGCGGGATCCTGCTGGGGCTTACCGCGGCAGGGCAGGAACTACAGAAAGAGATCGGGCGCGAGCACATCCGCGACATCGCCGAACTTGTGGCTCCTGCCCTGACGGCCGAGGAGCAGCGTGAGCTTCTGCGCCTGACGGAGAAACTGCAAGCGTTCGTCGCACACAAGCAGCCGCGCGAAAGCTAA
- a CDS encoding transglutaminase-like domain-containing protein: protein MERNVAAQLVFKTVANTKVAMAIAVASNPGYESLTEELSVTVEGEAVPLTELTDHHGGRFQYMEFAEPSEVTVDYRASVEGFGVPDESSRMELIRYVRPSRYAESDRLLPTSYAEFGGLHGEELLHAVRNWVHNELRYVSGSSRGTDGAVETLLHRKGVCRDFAHLAIALLRSKDIPARLAAVYAPGLSPMDFHAVAEAHIDGTWYVIDPTGLAPRESMLRITAGRDSSDTAFLSTVGGSLSLKSLKVTAVVADELPDEDPAKLVVLR, encoded by the coding sequence ATGGAACGCAACGTTGCTGCCCAGCTCGTTTTCAAGACCGTCGCCAACACCAAAGTGGCCATGGCAATAGCCGTGGCCAGCAATCCCGGCTATGAGTCGTTGACCGAAGAGCTGTCAGTCACGGTGGAAGGCGAAGCTGTTCCGCTCACCGAGCTGACGGATCATCACGGCGGGCGTTTCCAGTACATGGAGTTCGCCGAACCCAGCGAGGTAACTGTTGATTACCGCGCCTCGGTGGAGGGCTTTGGTGTCCCCGATGAGTCCTCCCGGATGGAGCTCATCCGCTATGTGCGGCCCAGCCGCTACGCCGAGTCCGACCGTCTCCTTCCGACGTCGTACGCCGAGTTCGGCGGCCTGCACGGCGAGGAGCTGTTGCACGCAGTCCGGAACTGGGTCCACAACGAGCTCCGGTACGTCAGTGGCTCCTCGCGGGGCACGGACGGCGCAGTGGAAACGCTCCTGCACCGCAAGGGTGTTTGCCGGGACTTCGCCCACCTCGCCATTGCCCTCCTGCGCTCCAAGGACATCCCCGCCCGTCTCGCCGCGGTGTATGCGCCCGGGTTGAGCCCTATGGACTTCCATGCCGTGGCCGAGGCCCACATCGACGGAACCTGGTACGTGATCGACCCCACCGGGCTGGCTCCGCGCGAATCCATGCTGCGCATCACGGCCGGACGCGATTCCTCCGACACCGCGTTCCTGTCCACGGTGGGCGGCAGCCTGTCGTTGAAGAGCTTGAAGGTCACCGCGGTGGTGGCCGACGAGCTGCCGGATGAGGATCCGGCGAAGCTCGTCGTCCTCCGTTAG
- a CDS encoding DUF1684 domain-containing protein: MAPDQLDEDENNVADISAVDIADWRLRTFALYDDVRKIAMDDPFQAHVYWRQERDRMFGTHPASALTPASKQAFSGLRTADYDSRFRRYAALSPEGAGQEMNVQTGTDGVVPFVRLGTFDLDELGSLAVWRLRSYGGGIFVPFRDATAGKPGGSYGAGRYLLDTIKGAFHGLRGSGQQEFVLDFNFAYNPSCAYNEAWACPLAGPANRLAADIPVGELYLPV, translated from the coding sequence ATGGCTCCCGATCAGCTTGATGAGGACGAAAACAATGTGGCGGACATCTCCGCCGTGGACATCGCGGACTGGCGCTTGCGCACCTTTGCCCTGTACGACGACGTCCGCAAGATCGCGATGGACGATCCTTTCCAGGCCCATGTGTACTGGCGCCAGGAACGGGACCGCATGTTCGGAACCCACCCGGCCTCGGCACTGACTCCCGCCAGCAAGCAGGCTTTCTCGGGCCTGCGCACCGCGGACTACGATTCCCGGTTCCGCCGCTATGCCGCCCTTTCGCCGGAAGGCGCTGGCCAGGAGATGAACGTCCAGACCGGAACCGACGGCGTGGTGCCGTTCGTCCGCCTCGGCACGTTCGACCTCGACGAGCTTGGCTCGCTGGCCGTGTGGCGCCTGCGCAGCTACGGCGGCGGCATCTTCGTGCCCTTCCGTGACGCCACGGCCGGCAAACCCGGAGGAAGCTACGGCGCCGGCCGCTACTTGCTGGACACCATCAAGGGAGCCTTCCACGGCCTTCGCGGATCCGGGCAACAAGAGTTCGTGCTCGACTTCAATTTCGCCTACAACCCGTCCTGCGCATACAACGAGGCCTGGGCCTGCCCCTTGGCCGGTCCGGCGAATCGCCTGGCCGCGGACATCCCCGTGGGGGAACTCTACCTGCCCGTCTAA
- a CDS encoding fumarylacetoacetate hydrolase family protein → MTSTRAHRIARVRPLSPASPDEHFFVANDAVDFASAEGRSWTVVDSPFPGSSANSSSAGRPGWARGSEVSENAFTFLAPSVPANVLGMAHNTGQPGRDLPAQAFHKAATSVIGPGDAIELASDVGHVDPEAELTVVVGHKVRGLTLDNARAAILGFTIGNDVSARDLQKTDELWLSAKSQDTFTPAGPWIVTDLTEGDLSIGIVHNGKELRTASTADLGWKVDEILVYLTSFMTLHPGDLVLTGFPAECARIEPGDLVTCRVEGIGELSNPVIAASWEKFPS, encoded by the coding sequence ATGACTTCCACACGTGCTCACCGGATCGCCCGGGTCCGCCCGCTCTCCCCCGCCTCACCGGACGAACACTTCTTCGTCGCGAACGACGCCGTCGACTTCGCCTCCGCAGAAGGCCGGAGCTGGACGGTAGTGGACAGCCCGTTCCCCGGCTCGTCGGCAAACAGCAGCAGTGCCGGGCGTCCGGGTTGGGCGAGAGGCTCTGAGGTTTCCGAGAACGCGTTCACGTTCCTGGCACCGTCCGTTCCAGCCAACGTTCTCGGCATGGCGCACAACACGGGCCAGCCGGGCCGCGACCTGCCCGCGCAGGCGTTCCACAAAGCCGCCACAAGTGTCATCGGACCGGGCGACGCCATCGAACTCGCCTCCGATGTCGGCCACGTAGACCCCGAAGCGGAACTGACCGTCGTCGTCGGACACAAAGTCCGCGGGCTCACACTCGACAACGCGCGCGCCGCCATCCTCGGTTTCACGATCGGCAACGACGTCTCGGCCCGGGACCTGCAAAAAACCGACGAACTGTGGCTCAGCGCGAAAAGCCAGGACACGTTCACCCCTGCGGGACCATGGATCGTCACCGACCTCACTGAGGGCGACCTTTCGATCGGTATCGTGCACAACGGCAAGGAATTGCGGACGGCCAGCACCGCCGACCTCGGATGGAAAGTGGACGAGATCCTTGTCTACCTCACGTCGTTCATGACCTTGCACCCTGGAGACCTGGTCCTCACAGGCTTCCCGGCCGAGTGCGCCAGGATCGAGCCCGGAGACCTTGTGACCTGCCGGGTTGAGGGCATTGGAGAGCTCAGCAACCCCGTCATCGCAGCATCTTGGGAGAAATTTCCCAGCTAG
- a CDS encoding GtrA family protein, with protein sequence MEPPAVPALETRQTSLSRPNTRKRRKGVLRYPVVRQLIRFTGVGIICTVTSLALYALFRPWMGPQPANAAALIITSLMNTALNRRLTFKISGNRKRARDHLNGLIVIAVALVITGGSLGVLHAFRPEATLEEDLWTTTLSGFVATAVRFTMLRHWIFRRARHV encoded by the coding sequence ATGGAGCCTCCTGCCGTGCCGGCACTTGAGACGCGGCAGACGTCCCTTTCCAGGCCAAATACACGCAAGCGCCGCAAAGGCGTGCTGCGCTATCCGGTGGTCAGGCAGCTCATCCGTTTCACCGGCGTCGGGATCATCTGTACCGTCACCTCGCTGGCGCTGTACGCTCTGTTCCGGCCGTGGATGGGACCCCAGCCTGCCAACGCCGCAGCGCTGATCATCACCTCGCTCATGAACACGGCCCTGAACCGGCGGCTGACCTTCAAGATCAGCGGCAACCGGAAGAGAGCCCGGGACCACCTGAACGGGCTGATCGTGATCGCCGTGGCGCTGGTCATCACGGGCGGGAGCCTGGGCGTGCTGCATGCGTTCCGGCCCGAAGCCACCCTCGAAGAGGATCTCTGGACCACCACGCTGTCCGGATTCGTCGCGACGGCCGTGCGGTTCACGATGCTGCGGCACTGGATTTTCCGCCGGGCCCGCCACGTTTGA
- a CDS encoding cysteine desulfurase family protein: MIFLDAAATTPVRREVLEAMWPYLTGEFGNPSSHHSLGEAAANALSGARAAVAKALGCRPGEITFTSGGTEADNLAVKGIALARRAADPALNRVVISAIEHPAVEESALYLQRVHGFEVDVVPVDRHGVVTAEALRAVLGPGTALVSIMYANNEIGTVQPVRQLAEVAAEKGVPFHTDAVQAAGWMPLAVRELGVDALSISGHKLGAPKGSGVLYAKGRLRLEPLVHGGGQERGRRSGTENVAGAVALATALTLAHAGQSELAGRVSELRDAFIRAVLEAVPGAVLTGHPSQRLPSVASFCFPGTSGESVLLELERLGVVCSSGSACAAGSDAPSPVLLALGIEPEVAHTAVRFSFDSTVTSAELEQAAEAVAAAVGGVQGLGRR; this comes from the coding sequence ATGATCTTCCTCGACGCCGCGGCGACCACACCCGTCCGCAGGGAAGTCCTCGAAGCGATGTGGCCGTATCTGACGGGGGAGTTCGGCAATCCCTCAAGCCATCACAGCCTCGGTGAAGCTGCTGCGAACGCGTTGTCGGGTGCCCGGGCAGCGGTGGCGAAAGCCTTGGGTTGCCGGCCCGGCGAGATCACCTTCACTTCCGGCGGCACCGAGGCGGACAACCTGGCAGTGAAAGGAATCGCCCTCGCGAGGCGTGCGGCGGACCCCGCCCTGAACCGCGTTGTCATCAGCGCCATCGAGCACCCCGCCGTCGAAGAATCCGCGCTCTACCTGCAACGCGTCCATGGGTTCGAGGTGGACGTGGTCCCCGTGGACCGGCACGGCGTGGTGACGGCCGAGGCGCTCCGGGCTGTGCTGGGTCCGGGGACAGCCCTCGTCAGCATCATGTATGCGAATAACGAGATCGGGACCGTGCAGCCCGTGCGGCAACTCGCGGAGGTGGCTGCGGAAAAGGGCGTGCCGTTTCACACGGACGCCGTCCAGGCCGCGGGCTGGATGCCCCTTGCCGTCAGGGAACTCGGAGTGGACGCCCTGAGCATCTCGGGCCACAAGCTTGGCGCGCCGAAGGGCAGCGGGGTGCTCTATGCCAAGGGCAGGCTGCGCCTCGAACCGCTCGTCCATGGCGGCGGCCAGGAGCGGGGCAGGCGCTCCGGGACTGAAAACGTGGCGGGTGCCGTTGCGCTGGCCACGGCACTGACTCTTGCCCATGCAGGGCAGTCGGAATTGGCCGGGCGTGTCTCGGAATTGAGGGATGCCTTCATCCGCGCTGTCCTTGAGGCCGTGCCCGGTGCTGTGCTGACCGGCCACCCCTCGCAGCGCTTGCCTTCGGTCGCGTCCTTCTGCTTCCCCGGCACGAGCGGCGAGTCGGTCTTGCTTGAGCTTGAGCGGCTTGGCGTGGTGTGCTCGAGTGGATCGGCCTGCGCTGCTGGATCCGACGCTCCCTCGCCGGTCCTGCTGGCCTTGGGAATCGAGCCCGAGGTGGCCCACACTGCTGTCCGTTTCAGCTTCGACTCCACGGTGACGTCAGCGGAACTGGAGCAAGCCGCGGAAGCCGTGGCTGCCGCCGTCGGGGGCGTGCAGGGGCTCGGTCGCCGCTGA
- the nadC gene encoding carboxylating nicotinate-nucleotide diphosphorylase, protein MTSLTLPAAPVRDILERAFAEDAPSGDITSQLLIPAEARATAVLNARVAGVFSGGTVFRDAMLLVDPDTEVELLLADGEAFDAGTHLARVSGRARSVLLAERVGLNLAQRMSAIATKTAEFVKLVDGTKARITDTRKTTPGLRVLERYAVRCGGGANHRYSLSDAVLAKDNHLAVMTGGDSAKLTALLKAAKAQLGHTTHFEVEVDRAEQIEPVLAAGVDTIMLDNFSLEELRAGVKQVAGRAVVEASGNVNVNTVADIAAAGVDVISIGGLTHSVNALDLGLDVTLDVTPDRSLALG, encoded by the coding sequence ATGACTAGCCTGACCCTCCCTGCTGCACCCGTCCGGGACATTCTGGAGCGGGCTTTCGCGGAGGACGCGCCAAGTGGCGATATCACCTCGCAGTTGCTCATTCCCGCCGAGGCCCGCGCCACCGCCGTGCTCAATGCCCGGGTTGCGGGGGTCTTCAGCGGCGGTACGGTGTTCCGTGACGCCATGCTGCTCGTCGACCCGGACACCGAAGTGGAGCTGCTGCTCGCGGACGGTGAAGCGTTCGACGCCGGAACCCACCTCGCGCGGGTCAGCGGCCGCGCCCGCTCGGTACTGCTCGCCGAACGCGTCGGGCTCAACCTCGCCCAGCGCATGAGCGCCATTGCCACGAAGACCGCCGAGTTCGTGAAGCTGGTCGACGGCACCAAAGCCCGTATTACAGACACGAGGAAGACAACCCCCGGGCTGCGGGTGCTCGAACGCTACGCCGTGCGTTGCGGCGGAGGAGCCAACCACCGTTACAGCCTGTCCGATGCCGTTCTGGCCAAGGACAACCACTTGGCCGTCATGACCGGTGGTGACTCCGCCAAGCTCACCGCATTGCTCAAGGCCGCCAAAGCCCAGCTGGGCCACACCACTCATTTCGAAGTGGAAGTGGACCGTGCCGAGCAGATCGAACCCGTGCTGGCGGCCGGGGTGGACACGATCATGCTGGACAACTTTTCCCTTGAGGAGCTCCGTGCCGGCGTGAAGCAGGTGGCTGGACGCGCCGTCGTCGAGGCGAGCGGCAACGTCAATGTCAACACTGTGGCGGACATCGCCGCCGCGGGAGTCGATGTCATTTCCATCGGCGGACTCACGCACAGCGTCAACGCGCTGGACCTGGGCCTGGACGTGACGCTCGACGTGACGCCGGACCGATCCCTGGCTCTCGGCTGA